In Spodoptera frugiperda isolate SF20-4 chromosome 4, AGI-APGP_CSIRO_Sfru_2.0, whole genome shotgun sequence, a single window of DNA contains:
- the LOC118272336 gene encoding mpv17-like protein: MFSTFQRLFEQSLRKRPLLTNYVVYVSFYTAAEFTQQTVNKYYLPSKPDYNFASGARVVLTGSTLYAPTLYVWYKFLDRKFVGTGMKTVLTKVLSDQLFMTPTLLACFFIILSILEGKKDIFEELRHKYVKTFLANQSFWIPVQTINFAYIPSHLRVTYVASASFIWINVLCYIKRQQISGTQKNEPSK, from the exons ATGTTTAGCACGTTCCAACGTTTATTCGAGCAGTCTCTGAGAAAGCGCCCTCTGTTGACCAACTATGTAGTTTACGTTTCTTTCTACACGGCTGCGGAATTTACCCAGCAAACTGTCAACAAATATTACTTG CCAAGTAAACCAGACTATAATTTTGCCTCTGGAGCCCGTGTGGTGCTGACGGGCAGCACGCTGTACGCACCCACTTTATATGTTTG gtaCAAGTTCCTGGATAGGAAGTTTGTCGGTACTGGTATGAAGACGGTGCTTACCAAAGTGCTCTCTGACCAGTTATTCATGACGCCCACCTTACTCGCCTgcttttttatta TACTAAGCATATTGGAGGGCAAGAAGGATATATTCGAAGAACTTAGACACAAGTACGTAAAGACGTTTTTGGCAAATCAAAGCTTTTGGATACCAGTACAGACGATTAACTTCGCGTACATACCATCACATCTTCGGGTGACGTACGTGGCATCCGCTTCATTTATCTGGATCAATGTGCTGTGCTACATCAAGCGACAGCAGATTAGTGGAACACAGAAGAATGAGCCATCAAAGTAG
- the LOC118272335 gene encoding uncharacterized protein LOC118272335 isoform X2: protein MQGVKIRNELFSPRNLQCVTVNNFGPNSDHKSFINSVQNVRNTLGSLERSIGKSKEYEQKLLQCRGSHSHSHGANEWWDSDHSEEKSFKCNTTTTSNSKSSETNEEYTDTWSTMSIVCLQYQYEELAKRYQILVQAYEDQCNAVGLCDKRLDQWRERANSTQAHLTHAHKTLIAVGEKYLALKNKCNLKKAWYKEQLAAMKQSLHDMMEATTRARMKFDARLEYCMANEHDADAALLLYEIRRCNLLFLENMRLKAIIEELVPGAVNWKT, encoded by the exons ATGCAGGGCGTTAAGATACGCAACGAATTATTTTCTCCGAGGAATTTGCAATGTGTTACTGTTAACAATTTTGGG CCGAACAGTGACCATAAGAGCTTCATAAACAGCGTCCAGAACGTTCGTAACACTCTCGGCTCTTTAGAAAGAAGTATAGGGAAGTCCAAGGAGTATGAGCAGAAGTTGTTACAATGTAGAGGGTCGCACTCCCATTCACACGGAGCCAATGAGTGGTGGGACAGTGATCACTCGGAGGAGAAGAGCTTCAAGTGTAATACTACTA CCACAAGCAACAGCAAATCAAGTGAAACCAATGAGGAGTACACAGACACCTGGTCCACCATGAGCATTGTGTGCCTGCAGTACCA ATATGAAGAGTTAGCAAAGCGCTATCAAATCCTAGTGCAAGCGTACGAAGATCAATGCAACGCTGTCGGTTTGTGCGACAAACGTTTGGACCAATGGCGTGAACGCGCAAACTCGACGCAGGCGCATCTCACGCATGCGCACAAAACGCTCATCGCTGTCGGGGAAAAATACCTAGctctcaaaaacaaatgtaacCTGAAA AAAGCCTGGTACAAAGAGCAGTTGGCAGCTATGAAGCAGTCCCTTCATGACATGATGGAGGCCACAACTCGGGCGAGAATGAAGTTCGACGCAAGACTGGAATACTGCATGGCCAACGAACATGACGCTGACGCAGCGCTTCTACTTTACGAA aTCCGCAGATGCAACCTCCTATTTCTTGAGAATATGCGTCTGAAAGCCATCATTGAAGAGCTGGTACCCGGTGCGGTGAACTGGAAAACTTGA
- the LOC118272335 gene encoding uncharacterized protein LOC118272335 isoform X1 yields the protein MQGVKIRNELFSPRNLQCVTVNNFGPNSDHKSFINSVQNVRNTLGSLERSIGKSKEYEQKLLQCRGSHSHSHGANEWWDSDHSEEKSFKCNTTTTSNSKSSETNEEYTDTWSTMSIVCLQYQYEELAKRYQILVQAYEDQCNAVGLCDKRLDQWRERANSTQAHLTHAHKTLIAVGEKYLALKNKCNLKKAWYKEQLAAMKQSLHDMMEATTRARMKFDARLEYCMANEHDADAALLLYEVSRQTIRRCNLLFLENMRLKAIIEELVPGAVNWKT from the exons ATGCAGGGCGTTAAGATACGCAACGAATTATTTTCTCCGAGGAATTTGCAATGTGTTACTGTTAACAATTTTGGG CCGAACAGTGACCATAAGAGCTTCATAAACAGCGTCCAGAACGTTCGTAACACTCTCGGCTCTTTAGAAAGAAGTATAGGGAAGTCCAAGGAGTATGAGCAGAAGTTGTTACAATGTAGAGGGTCGCACTCCCATTCACACGGAGCCAATGAGTGGTGGGACAGTGATCACTCGGAGGAGAAGAGCTTCAAGTGTAATACTACTA CCACAAGCAACAGCAAATCAAGTGAAACCAATGAGGAGTACACAGACACCTGGTCCACCATGAGCATTGTGTGCCTGCAGTACCA ATATGAAGAGTTAGCAAAGCGCTATCAAATCCTAGTGCAAGCGTACGAAGATCAATGCAACGCTGTCGGTTTGTGCGACAAACGTTTGGACCAATGGCGTGAACGCGCAAACTCGACGCAGGCGCATCTCACGCATGCGCACAAAACGCTCATCGCTGTCGGGGAAAAATACCTAGctctcaaaaacaaatgtaacCTGAAA AAAGCCTGGTACAAAGAGCAGTTGGCAGCTATGAAGCAGTCCCTTCATGACATGATGGAGGCCACAACTCGGGCGAGAATGAAGTTCGACGCAAGACTGGAATACTGCATGGCCAACGAACATGACGCTGACGCAGCGCTTCTACTTTACGAAGTAAGTAGGCAAACC aTCCGCAGATGCAACCTCCTATTTCTTGAGAATATGCGTCTGAAAGCCATCATTGAAGAGCTGGTACCCGGTGCGGTGAACTGGAAAACTTGA
- the LOC118272645 gene encoding MAPK regulated corepressor interacting protein 2, translating to MYTVSKGPSKIVAKTRRGLSQNLERLDSRKDHNRKSSESDNGEIINMPKPIFHSNGKKTIHQRIQHHVITPQHEEIIRFISETWTQSTYGESEPTTPTSTNESGSSSPAPPSNLYYQDDAPSPVLRDFKPFDLETWWGKRLFQNITNSL from the exons atgtatactgTTTCTAAGGGACCCAGCAAAATTGTAGCCAAAACTCGAAGAG GCCTCTCACAGAACTTAGAAAGATTGGACAGCCGTAAAGATCACAATAGGAAGTCATCAGAGTCTGATAATGGAGAAATCATCAA CATGCCCAAGCCTATTTTTCATTCCAATGGTAAAAAGACAATTCACCAAAGAATACAGCACCATGTGATTACGCCGCAACATGAGGAAATTATCAGATTTATCAGTGAAA CTTGGACACAGTCAACATACGGAGAAAGTGAGCCCACAACACCAACCAGTACAAATG AATCTGGCAGCTCATCGCCCGCACCTCCATCCAACCTGTACTACCAGGACGATGCCCCCAGCCCCGTGCTCAGAGACTTCAAACCCTTTGACCTGGAGACCTGGTGGGGCAAGCGACTCTTCCAGAACATCACCAACTCTCTTTGA